Proteins from a genomic interval of Desulfobacterales bacterium:
- the gatA gene encoding Asp-tRNA(Asn)/Glu-tRNA(Gln) amidotransferase subunit GatA, with protein MELHELTIEEAHRRLKKKEISAVELTRAVLDRIAAVESSVDAYLTVSADTALEQAQAADEKIAGGRCEPLTGIPLAVKDVICTQGVKTTCGSKILQNFIPPYNATVMEKLQRRGAVIVGKTNMDEFAMGSSTENSGFKNTRNPWNPARVPGGSSGGSAAAVAADMCLGALGSDTGGSIRQPASYCSTVGLKPTYGRVSRFGLVAFASSLDQIGPLSKNVADCAVMLNAIAGYDTADSTSVPQDVPDYTSVLQKGLKGMRVGIPREYSATAGMDPEVTAAVDNAIKVIEDLGAKKIDVSLPHTEYAVAAYYVIAPSEASSNLARYDGVKYGVRDTGQSDLIQMYRRTRSEGFGPEVQRRIIIGTYCLSAGYYDAHYGKASQVRTLITEDFRQAFESCDVLLCPVAPAPAFKIGEKVDDPLTMYLIDIFTLSANLAGIPGMSIPCGFSKKGLPIGLQLLGRHFNEEMLLKVAFNFEQATDFHKKKPVL; from the coding sequence ATGGAATTGCATGAATTAACAATCGAAGAGGCGCATCGACGCCTGAAGAAAAAAGAAATTTCAGCGGTGGAGCTGACCCGGGCGGTTTTAGATCGCATCGCCGCGGTTGAAAGCAGCGTGGATGCCTATCTGACGGTTTCGGCCGATACGGCGCTTGAGCAGGCTCAGGCAGCCGATGAAAAAATTGCCGGCGGCCGCTGTGAACCGCTGACCGGCATTCCGCTGGCAGTCAAGGACGTGATTTGCACCCAGGGGGTTAAGACCACCTGCGGGTCCAAGATACTGCAAAATTTTATCCCACCTTATAATGCCACCGTTATGGAGAAGCTGCAACGCCGTGGGGCGGTGATTGTGGGTAAAACAAACATGGATGAATTTGCCATGGGCTCATCCACCGAAAACTCGGGCTTTAAAAATACCCGCAACCCCTGGAATCCGGCGCGGGTTCCGGGTGGCTCCAGCGGGGGCTCGGCAGCGGCCGTTGCCGCTGATATGTGTCTGGGTGCCCTGGGTTCCGACACGGGAGGATCAATTCGCCAGCCGGCGTCGTACTGCAGCACCGTAGGTTTAAAGCCCACCTATGGGCGCGTGTCCCGTTTTGGGCTGGTGGCGTTTGCCTCCTCACTGGATCAGATCGGGCCCCTGTCCAAGAATGTGGCAGATTGTGCCGTTATGCTGAATGCCATTGCCGGTTATGATACTGCAGATTCGACTTCGGTTCCCCAGGACGTGCCCGATTACACGAGCGTTTTGCAAAAGGGCTTAAAGGGCATGCGAGTGGGTATACCCAGAGAATACAGTGCCACCGCCGGAATGGATCCTGAAGTTACAGCCGCTGTTGACAATGCCATCAAGGTCATCGAGGACTTGGGGGCTAAAAAAATTGATGTATCCCTGCCACATACCGAATATGCCGTGGCGGCATATTATGTGATTGCGCCTTCGGAGGCGAGCTCCAATCTGGCACGTTATGACGGTGTCAAATATGGCGTGCGGGATACCGGCCAAAGCGACCTGATTCAAATGTATCGCCGCACCCGCTCAGAGGGCTTCGGCCCTGAAGTTCAGCGCCGCATTATTATTGGCACCTATTGCCTCTCTGCCGGCTATTATGATGCCCATTACGGCAAGGCCTCCCAGGTGCGGACCCTAATCACCGAAGATTTTCGCCAGGCCTTTGAATCCTGCGATGTGTTGTTATGCCCGGTGGCACCGGCGCCGGCATTTAAGATCGGCGAAAAAGTGGATGACCCGCTGACCATGTACTTAATTGATATTTTTACCCTATCGGCCAACCTGGCGGGTATCCCCGGCATGTCA
- the gatC gene encoding Asp-tRNA(Asn)/Glu-tRNA(Gln) amidotransferase subunit GatC — MKMTKEEVLYVARLARLDLDAESIDMFAAQIDEILGYIEKLNQVDTEGIKATSHAISLTNAFRDDEQRPHLDREQVLANAPEKEEGCFVVPKIID, encoded by the coding sequence ATGAAGATGACCAAAGAAGAAGTGTTGTACGTCGCCCGACTTGCTCGATTGGATCTGGATGCAGAATCTATCGATATGTTTGCCGCACAAATTGATGAGATTCTGGGCTATATTGAGAAATTGAATCAGGTCGATACCGAGGGCATCAAAGCAACATCGCATGCCATTTCCCTGACCAATGCCTTCAGAGATGATGAACAAAGGCCGCACCTTGATCGTGAACAGGTGCTGGCCAATGCCCCTGAAAAGGAGGAGGGGTGTTTTGTGGTTCCGAAGATAATCGATTGA
- a CDS encoding SPOR domain-containing protein, whose amino-acid sequence MRKKNKRKAPEFKKPFIVLTRKKIAGWLLLIFFLCAWMFVLGVLVGRGTAPVKFDLAPLEQKMADRQKAEPIKPDKKTPQKDTAAVKDKTKLDFYEALKENKEDTKVSVRPKPKADKPKTEKPAQKAAEPVKKQKEPKTPEPQQQKASPKKQDVVAKTSTPSPTYTIQAASVRNAGDADRMIQKLKKRGYPAYRSIGKVPGKGIWFRVRVGSYKSKSEARATLDKLKKDGLKPILVLRTAE is encoded by the coding sequence GTGAGAAAAAAGAATAAACGCAAAGCACCGGAATTTAAAAAGCCCTTCATCGTCCTGACCCGCAAAAAGATTGCCGGCTGGTTGCTGTTGATTTTTTTTCTGTGTGCCTGGATGTTTGTCCTGGGGGTTTTGGTGGGCAGGGGAACGGCACCGGTAAAATTCGATTTGGCGCCCCTTGAACAAAAAATGGCTGACCGTCAGAAAGCCGAACCGATAAAACCGGATAAGAAGACGCCTCAAAAAGATACAGCCGCCGTAAAGGATAAAACCAAACTCGATTTTTATGAGGCGCTTAAAGAAAATAAAGAGGACACCAAGGTGTCGGTCCGGCCCAAGCCCAAAGCAGATAAGCCCAAGACAGAAAAGCCGGCTCAAAAGGCTGCTGAGCCGGTGAAAAAACAAAAAGAACCCAAAACTCCTGAACCCCAGCAGCAAAAAGCGTCGCCTAAAAAACAGGATGTTGTAGCCAAAACAAGCACCCCCAGCCCAACCTACACGATTCAGGCCGCTTCAGTCAGAAATGCCGGGGATGCGGATCGGATGATCCAAAAACTAAAAAAACGCGGCTACCCGGCCTATCGGTCGATTGGAAAGGTCCCGGGAAAAGGAATCTGGTTCAGGGTTCGCGTCGGATCGTATAAAAGTAAATCCGAGGCGCGCGCCACGCTGGACAAATTAAAAAAAGATGGCCTCAAACCCATTCTGGTGTTACGCACAGCTGAATAA